AGCATGTTCCATTTCATGTTTCAATTACCTCTGCCATCTCCATGTCTTCCAGACTAATGAATGTGTCCAGCATAGAAACTATCAACTTTGTTAGCTCCTTTATCCTCATGGGCTTTCCCTCAAGCCCAGAAATGCAGCTCCTCTACTTCGGTCTCTTCTCAGTAGCCTATACTCTCACCCTGATGGGAAATGCAGCCATTGTCTGTGCTGTGTGGTGGGACCGGCACCTTCACACTCCCATGTATATCCTCCTGGGAAATTTCTCTCTCCTGGAAATATGTTATGTTACTACAACTGTTCCTGAAATGCTGGCCAACTTCCTCTCCACGAGCAAGTCCATCTCATTCATGAGTTGTTTTGCACAGTTCTacttcttcttctcttttgggTGTGATGAGGGCTTCTTCCTTTGCATCATGGCCTTTGACAGGTATCTTGCCATCTGCCGCCCTCTACATTATCCACGCATCATGACTAAACAAGTATGCACTGGCCTTATTATCTTTGCCTGGTCATGTGGGTTTGTAATCTTCCTGACTCCAGTTATTCTCATTTCACAGCTATCATACTGTGGCCCAAATATTATCAACCATTTTGTTTGTGATCCTGTCCCATTGATGATGTTGTCCTGTTCTGAAGACATCATCACCCAGCTCATTTACTCCACATTCAATTCTGTCTTCATGATTGGCACCTTTCTCTTTATCCTTTGTTCCTATGTTCTGGTGATTCTGGCTGTAATACGGATGTCCTCAGAGGCTGGCAAACAAAAGGCTTTCTCCACTTGTGCTTCTCATTTGGCGGTTGTCACCTTGTTTTATGGCTCTATCGTGGTGATGTATGTTAGTCCTGGATCAGGACAcacagtaaaaatgcaaaaaatcattACCTTATTCTATTCTGTGATTACACCTCTCTGCAATCCTCTAATATATAGTCTCAGGAACAAAGAGATGAAAGATTCTCTGAGGAAAATCTTCAGGACTGGAAAGGgtgttaataaaatataaataaaagatcaTTTCCATTTATCAAATGGAACTTAATTAGACATGAATATTTGTCTACAgaatcattgttttatttaagaacTGCTATAATAATGACCCATTAACATCTTAAACACCACTAACCATAATTTGCAATACTGTGGTCTTAAGAAGAAAGCTTCAACGGTGAATTAGATTTTGTGTTGAAGTGAATAAAAAGCATGTAAAATTCTGTGTCTAAGCTAATCAGAACCTCTATATgtaattcaactttttaaaaagaatacagatGTCCATTTTGTATTACTGAGCTAAAGCAATTGATAACACATGTAACAGATATCGTAGACTGCTCCCACAATTAACACTGTAATTCCATAATTGTCCACCAGGGCATACTGGCTGAAAAAGAGTCAAGTTTTTAGATGTTCATCTTGTCAAAATGTAGCAAGTGGGCTTTACATCATGGAAATAGATTAATAGCCTTAGTTTGATATTCAGTGTTTTTTCAGAGAGTACACAAAACAAGAATTAGGAATTTAAAGCAGTTTAGTTACCTGGAATATAGTGCAGGTAAGACCTAAACAAAAAGGTGAATACTACTCAGGCTATAGCTTGCTTTGCTGTAAACCCAGTTTAAACACAGGTTTTGATATCATAATTAATTTAGTATTAATACTGTGTGACTTGTGTACTGCTGGGCAgtactaaaataaaattcttaaaatccattttataaatatttgactaACATATTGCTTCAattttgatctttgttttgttctatggccattttttttcaaatacaactCTCAAAAACATGATGAAAAGGAATCACAATATGAAATGTAATTTACAGAATTTTAATTTGTAAGCCCTCATAGTTATTTGCTCCGCAAAATGAGGTGCAGCTGCAATTAGTTTTTGTGTCATAAAGAACCtgtgttgagaatattttctGAGTTTGAAAGGCAGGATTTATATGAGTCCTGGGGAAATGGGTGgttgttttattatacttcacaagtgaaatgtaaattaaatagcTAAATACTTGCTGAAAAACTCTTTTAtataggaagaaaatagaaacaatttagaACTTCATTCAAACTGACTTAAATGGTGGCCTCTCTTTAAAGTGCTGACAAATTTAACACTGAGTTTCACCTTTCCATgccagttttgtttatctttcttaattatatgagaaaaaaagggatagaaattcttaataaaatataatgtcaATTGTTATGAGCATGCACCGTGCCCATATTTGCAATTATCTTCAAGTTAATCATTAACTAATCTTATCTTACCGATATTAAATTCTATCTCATATTGAGCTTGCTAGCACCTGATAGAAAAAATGGCAAACTATTTGATACAGTAAGAAGCATTTCCATAAGATACAAACATGCCTTCATTTTGACAGTATCTCTTCCTCAGTTTGTCCTCTGACTGGGCCAGGTCCCTGATGGGCACAGAGTTGAGAAACAAACATCTGCATACTTTGTGCTTATTCTCATAGGCCCATACATATGCCTCCACCTCAAATTTCcttaaatctgatttttctgtattttggggGAGCTTTTCTTAGTGAAGTTTTTTTACAACAATCTTTATTCTACACATATCCTTATCTTGCCTAGCAAGCTATTTCTCCCAACATTCAAAGTGAACAACTAAGTATATTGCTCCCAGATCATCGGTTTATGAGGATTTCCTCCATCACTACATTCTATGGCTACCCTTGAGAGGTGTTAAACTGCAGCATGCAGTCATACCTATGGCTTCATGGTGGGAAATAGATAGATTTCATACAACCAACTAATAAAGGAGGAAAGAGCCTCAGGCTTCACTCACAAATGGATTGTCTGAATATACACTTGGACAAGGAAAATATTGACTAATGCTGCAGCTTAACGCCTCTCAAGGGTAATCATAGAATGTAGTGATGGAGGAAATCCTCACAAACCCATGATTTGGGAGCAATATACTTAGTTGTCCACTTTGAATGTTGGGAGAAATAGCTTGCTAGGCAAGTAGAATAATGATTGTTGTAAAAAAGCTTCACTAAGCAAAGCCccccaaaaatacagaaaaatcagatttaagGAAACTTGAGGTGGAGGCCTATGTATGGGCCTATGAGAATAAGCACAAAGTATGCAGATCTTTGTTTCTCAACTCTGTGCCATTAGAAAGTATCCTCCAGAGTGGAGGCACTCAATAGCTAGGTGAAAAGAATGAGTCATCTAAAAATGTCAGTCAACTCTGATTTCATTCACCTCAGTGCTTATAAAAGggaatataaagaaagttttatacaTGGAAAATATGCACGAGCCAGAAAATATGGGCATTCTCTTACCAAGGTTGGTGACAAGTCACTGAGCCACTGATGAGCCACTGAAGATGCAGCCTTGATGAGAAACCAACATTAAGCCCTCAATATGGCATCAATCTTTGAGAAAACCAGCCAGCAAGGGGTGGCAAATTGATTACATCAAATTTCTTTTACTTTGGGGGGTGCAAAGTGACATGAAAGAGCATAGTCAACCTCtacttcttcatttctttttttttttgtttttttttggtttttttgacacggagtctcactctgttgcccagactggagtgcagtggcgcaatctcggctcactgcaagctctgcctcccaggttcacgccattctcctgcctcagccacccgagtagcttcgactacaggcacccaccaccacgcctggctaattttttttgtatttttagtaaagacggggtttcactgtgttagccaggatggtctcgatctcctgaccttgtgatcctcccgcctcggcctcccaaagtgctgggattacaggcgtgagccaccgcgcccggccctacttCTTCATTTCTTATTCACTCCCCAACCCCCTATGATCTTGCTTTCTATCTCCTCTGTTTGACTAAAACTTCTTTTCATCATGTTTCTGTAGAGGATTAACAATAATCATCATATGGATATTTTATCTTAGGTATAAGAAAGTATAGTAACTCAAATAGGTTTTTCAATCTACCATTGTTTTCATTAGTCAACATTATCTTAGCCAGTGAAGATGTGAACTCTACATTTTGTAATTCTGTGTTGTTTGGGTTTGAAAACCTTTGCTATAACCTGGGAATCAGTTGTCTTGGATCAGTTGCAGCCTCTTATGAACAAGAGTAAAgatgaaaaagttgaaaaatgtgTATTACCCTATAATTGCAACCCAAAATCTAGcttatttttcatgtttcacaTGAAATAGATGTTTAACCTAGTAGTTCTCAACTTTAATATCCATATCAATCACCTATGGATCTTTTCAAAACGCAGATTCTCTGTGACATCAGGAAGATTGAACAATAGGAGGTCCCAGTTTTCCCTCCCCTTCATAGAATGTTCAATTAGCAACTGTACACAGACAAAAACTCCTACATGAACACTTCAAAACTCATGATTAAGCCTGAGAAACCTGTGTGAACTAAAGAACCAAACAAAATGCCACATGAGAAGGGTAAAAAGAATAGTCTCACTTTGACCACAtcacctctccctctctcccaagtCAGCACACCACTTAGAATTTTTCTAGGCCCACAGTTTCTACAGTAGGAAAAGAGAACTAGAGGTGGACATTCACGTTCCCTGCATTCCAAGACACTTCCCAGGAAGCCTACTCTGGTCTCACCTTGGAAGGAGCATGGGGTAATAAAATGGCTAGACTACTATGGTCAGGTAGAAACAGAGCAGGAAGGCAGAGCTCATAGTGACAAACATGCAGATCTTGGTGGTAGCTCTATGTAACGGCCATCAGTGGTATGTGATTAGGGGTATTAGCCAACAGTGTAACAAACCAACAAAGTCAAGCTGGTTGCCCCTGGAAATAGGAAGTTCTACCTGGCTTGAATCCCTAAACAATCAGCCTCCATGCCAGCCCCAGATCCCATCACAAAGCCCAGGGAGGGGGGATGACCACAGCACATTTTGATAAAGTACAAGGGCTAGACCTGCCCCACTCAGAAGCCCAGACAGTAGTTTGGCTTAGTCTCAAAACCCACAACAGGGACCCAGCCAGGCAGGGAGATGCATATCACAGCCCATTTTTAGCACAGTGTAGGGTCTAGAACTGCCTTACCTGGGGACTCGAACAGTGGTTCAACTCAGCCTCAAAATCATCCCCAAAGCCCACTCACAGAGAGAGATACCTGCCACAGTGCATTTTGGCAAAGTGAAAGGGCTATATATACCCCAACAAGGAATCTAAATGGTGGTTTGGCTCAATCTCAAAGCCCACCCCAATGTCCCACCCAGGCAGGAAGGCAAACATCAAATGTGCATTCCCACCAAGTATAGTAGTTGTACTCTCCATCTTGAGCAGTGTCTCCACCTAATTTTGTGAGTAAGCCTGCAACCCCAAACAACTGCAGAACTCAAGTAGTGGTATCATTTAGCCAGGAAATACATCCTGTGGCCTGGCCCAGTCAGAGGCAATCACCATCCAAGCAAGCAATTTTGTCTGCTTGCAGAGCTCATTTAGTAGTCTTACCAAAAATCAGAGCCcagccagtagtcccagctgaaCTCAGAGCAAAGACAAAAGCTGAGCCATCAGGAGAACCTGAAAGCAGAAAGCAAGCTCTACTTTCCCAGGGTTAGTACCAGCTGACCAATCTAGAATCAAAGTCTAGACTAAATACTGAAAGTCTATCCCTGCCAACTAATACCTCCTCAAATGAACAGACGCCAGTGCAAGAACACAAGGATTGTGAAGAATTGGGGAATGATGACACCtccaaaataaactaataaaactcTAACAATGAACCCTAAAGAAATGGAGATTTGCAAAATGACTGACAAAGAATTCAGaaaagtcctttttaaaaatgtagtgaaCTACAAGAATATAACAatagataattaaataaaatttggaaaataatacaCAAACAATATAAGCTTtttgacaaagaaatagaaataataaaaatatagaaatcttGAAGACTAAAATCACTGAAATGAAAGTGCAATAGATAGCTCTAACAACAGGCTCAATCAAGCAGAAGGGAAACAATCAGTAAGCTAgagacaaaacatttaaaataattcagtcagagaccaggcgcagtggctcaagcctgtaatcccagcactttgggaggctgaggcggatggatcacgaggtcaggagatcgagaccatcctggctaacacggtaaaatcccgtctctactaaaaaatacaaaaaactagctgggcgaggtggcggcacctgtagtcccaggtactcgggaggctgaggcaggagaacggcgtaaacctgggaggcggagcttgcagtgagctgagatcgcgccactgcactccagcctgggcgacagagcgagactccatctcaaaataataataataataataataataatagtaattcagtcagaaaaaaataaaaagaatgtaaaagaataaagaaagactCTGGATATGAAGGAAAACTATTAAGACCTAATATTCATCTAATAGgagttttcagaaagaaaagaaatagaaaagagacCAGAAAGCATATTTGAAGaagaaattctaaaaaattaCCAAATCTGGAGAAAGTTGCTAACATCTAAATACAACAAATGCAGAGGTATGCAAACAAGTTTAAGCCAAATAGGAATTATCCAAGAtgtatagtaatcaaaataacaaaaattaaagaaaaagaaaacattctgaaaacAGCAAGTAATGAGAAGCACGTCACATACAAGGGAATACCAAAATAGCTGTCACTggatttctcagcaaaaacccAGGAGACGAGGAGAGAGTAGGATAatgtattcaaagtgctgaagagaaaaaacaaggcCAACAAGACTACTTAATCCAGCAAAGTTGTCCTTggcaaatgagagaaaaaaaacttttccagacaaacaaaagctatagGAGTTCATTACCACTAAATATATCTTAAGAGAACCACTAAAGGGAGTTATTTGAGCTAAATTAAAAGGCtgctaattaaaaacataaaacatatgaGAACACAAACGCATTGGTATAAGAAATACAAAGTCATAACCAGAATATTCTAAGACTGTAATGACAATGTGTAAagcaatttttttcctatagtacAATGGTTAAAAGACAAACCTATTAAAACACATAGAGCAAAAATAGTCAATGGATACCCATTAGAAAATGATGTAAATTttgacatcaaaaacataaaatgtgggaGAGGAGAAATAAAGTGTACAGATGTTGTTGGCAAATAGTGTACAGTTGTTGTTGCTGTCAGCTTAGAATAGtatatcacataaaaataaagactaaaaacaTCACCCAACACTACAtaagtacatggaaattaagtgacttgctccTGGATAACTTCTGGgtgaacaatgaaattaaggcagaaataaaaaaagtttttgaaataactgaaaacagagacaaaatatGCCAagatctctgggatgcagcaaaagcagtgttaaaagaaaagtttatagcactaaacaatTACCTCAAAAAGTTAGATATATCTCAAATTAATGACCTAGCATCAAACAGAAGagctagaaaaattaaaacaaagctagcaggaaaaaaaataactaaaaccagAGCAGATCTGAATGAAATAGACCAGAAAATTAATGCCaagaatcaatgaaaccaaaagttgattccttaaaaggataaacaagatcaatGGGCTGCCAGCTAtagtaacagagagagagagagagagagagagaaggttcAAATAACCACattaagaaatgacaaaggtaaCATTACAAATGATCCCAGAATACAGAATATCCTCCAATACTATTAGGAACACACCTCTATGAACACAAACTActaaatctagaggaaatggataaatttctggaaataacctcccaagattgaatctgGGAGAGATTAAAACcctaaaagacaaatattaagGTCCAAAATAGAAGCAACAATaaaaatctaccaaccaaaaaagtcctagaccagatggtttcacagccaaattctaccagacatacaaagaagagctagaaccaattctactgaaactattcccaaaaatGATGAGAatggactcctccctaactcattctatgaaggcACATCTctttgataccaaaacttggcaagTAAAAGTTTATAGCTACAAGTGCCTACaccaaagaagtagaaaaatttcaaataacctagtgatgtatctttaaaaactaaaaaagcaaaagcaaacaaatccaaattattagaagaaaataaataataaaggtcagagtagtaataaatgaaatggaaacaaaacatacaatACAGAAGATCAACAGagagaaaagtttgttttttgaaaagataaacaaaatcaacaaaactttacctaagagaaaaagggaaaagacccaaataaataaaattaagacataaAACCAATACTGCAGAAATTAAAAGGATCACTTGCAACCATatgccaataaactggaaaatccagagaaaaatagataaattcttagacacatacaacctaccaagtttgagccatgaagaaatccaaaacctgaacaaaccaataacaagtaatgagatcaaagccctAATAAAAAGTCTGTccgcaaagaaaagcccaggacatGATGGCTTCTCTGTTGAATTTTACCAGATACCTatagaagaattaataccagtcctactcaaactattccaaaaaatatagGAACACAGAATACATCTAAATTCATTCTATTAGGACATTATTACTCTGGTACAAAACCAGAAAGAGACAtatcaacaaaagaaaactacagaccaatatccctgatgaacactgatgcaaaaatcctcaagaaaatactagcaaactaaatccaacatcacattaaaaaattaattcaccatgatcaagcgagttttattccagaaatgctaggatgattcaacatatgcaaatcaataaatgtaattcatcacat
The Theropithecus gelada isolate Dixy chromosome 7b, Tgel_1.0, whole genome shotgun sequence DNA segment above includes these coding regions:
- the LOC112628355 gene encoding olfactory receptor 11G2-like; amino-acid sequence: MSSRLMNVSSIETINFVSSFILMGFPSSPEMQLLYFGLFSVAYTLTLMGNAAIVCAVWWDRHLHTPMYILLGNFSLLEICYVTTTVPEMLANFLSTSKSISFMSCFAQFYFFFSFGCDEGFFLCIMAFDRYLAICRPLHYPRIMTKQVCTGLIIFAWSCGFVIFLTPVILISQLSYCGPNIINHFVCDPVPLMMLSCSEDIITQLIYSTFNSVFMIGTFLFILCSYVLVILAVIRMSSEAGKQKAFSTCASHLAVVTLFYGSIVVMYVSPGSGHTVKMQKIITLFYSVITPLCNPLIYSLRNKEMKDSLRKIFRTGKGVNKI